The proteins below come from a single Tenuifilum thalassicum genomic window:
- a CDS encoding DUF4407 domain-containing protein, producing MRDLWLKTSCFFTGFNYQIVKNSSEAAAKMVKKNMSALIIISILWAFIGFNFTSRYLHGNTLTSLIVALVMVVVVIQIERQILLNVTNSKGAITFRTIIGVIMAFIGSIIIDQIIFKDDIEQGQMATVQQRVNRILPMKTTELKEQIAQIANAIESKEAERNQILVELGKNPTISTPTSVGKYEKDSTGKMVMVGREVTYQSVPNPKASLIPQIDDQLAQLRTDLAKKEELLLNIRSEIEKEMQSKTGFLDELTALYKIATSSFVSIFVWMLFFLFFASMELFILVNKISDNHTDYEDIIMHQMRVRMKQLEKLSETV from the coding sequence ATGAGAGATCTTTGGCTAAAAACAAGCTGCTTTTTCACTGGATTCAACTACCAAATAGTAAAAAACTCGAGTGAGGCTGCTGCTAAAATGGTAAAAAAGAACATGTCGGCGCTAATCATTATCAGCATACTTTGGGCATTTATTGGATTTAACTTTACTTCGCGCTACTTGCATGGCAATACGCTAACCTCGCTTATTGTAGCATTGGTAATGGTTGTTGTAGTTATTCAAATTGAAAGGCAGATACTGTTAAATGTAACAAACTCAAAAGGTGCAATTACTTTTCGAACTATTATTGGTGTAATCATGGCCTTTATTGGTTCAATAATTATTGACCAAATCATTTTCAAGGACGATATAGAGCAAGGCCAGATGGCAACAGTACAGCAAAGGGTTAACCGGATTTTACCCATGAAGACTACCGAGCTGAAAGAGCAAATAGCTCAGATAGCCAATGCAATAGAAAGCAAAGAGGCGGAAAGAAATCAGATATTAGTGGAACTGGGCAAGAATCCTACCATCAGCACCCCAACCTCCGTTGGCAAATACGAAAAGGATAGTACCGGCAAAATGGTTATGGTTGGCCGGGAGGTAACCTACCAGTCGGTACCTAACCCTAAAGCTAGCTTGATCCCCCAGATTGATGACCAGCTCGCTCAGCTAAGAACCGATTTGGCAAAAAAGGAGGAGTTGCTGCTAAACATTCGCAGCGAGATTGAAAAGGAGATGCAATCAAAAACAGGTTTCCTCGACGAGCTAACCGCTCTTTATAAAATTGCTACCTCCTCTTTTGTATCAATTTTTGTTTGGATGCTATTTTTCCTCTTTTTCGCATCAATGGAGCTGTTCATATTGGTAAATAAAATTAGCGATAACCATACCGATTACGAGGATATTATAATGCACCAAATGAGGGTCAGAATGAAGCAGCTTGAGAAGCTATCGGAAACTGTTTAA
- a CDS encoding DUF7017 domain-containing protein: protein MSFREIKELRQAGKLDEALQMANQALEAEPENIWNKRAAAWVYYDYLKKNAQPDSYEVFKDNLIKLKNLQLPEDEKMVFDNCAWQIGSLVFALQKTEHVDYDKINELFEIIRDFHFSKPSEAYSFIYKAFHKGYQNWSKYLEFADWWDLNNLRSEDYLKEEYNRKKIMSIAEQAYIAYSKKLLEGEPLDPFGQERVIDKEKIQSFLPKLDSLIEKHPEYQYPPYFKAKLLLSLGSDENVLSAFLPFAKQKRNEFWVWELMAEIFSYDKNIKFACYCKALSLKTPEDFLVKLRQTFAELLIEKQMYNEAKTEIQKIIEAREKHEWKLPNQIAQWTEQEWYKSASAKNDNQDLYSIHIKKAEEILFQDVPEELVVVEFVNENKKILNFVKDKNKYGFFRYSDYISNPQIGDLLKVRFNGNGRDGYYNILSAKKVDADIPCDALKSFEGKLKINPSQNFGFIENIFVEPIIIKKNNLNDGQLLKGMAILSYNKKKKTLGWKAIKVI, encoded by the coding sequence ATGTCATTTAGAGAAATCAAAGAACTACGACAAGCGGGAAAGCTTGATGAAGCTTTGCAAATGGCAAATCAAGCTTTGGAAGCAGAACCCGAAAACATCTGGAACAAGCGGGCAGCTGCATGGGTGTATTATGACTATCTCAAAAAAAATGCTCAACCGGATTCGTATGAGGTCTTCAAGGATAATCTCATTAAGCTAAAAAATTTGCAATTGCCGGAAGATGAAAAAATGGTGTTTGACAATTGTGCATGGCAAATCGGCAGTTTGGTTTTTGCATTACAGAAAACAGAGCATGTTGATTATGACAAAATCAATGAGTTGTTTGAAATTATCAGAGACTTTCATTTCTCCAAGCCATCAGAAGCATATTCATTTATTTATAAAGCTTTTCACAAAGGCTATCAAAACTGGTCAAAGTATTTAGAGTTTGCTGACTGGTGGGATTTAAATAACCTTCGCTCCGAAGACTATTTAAAAGAAGAATACAATAGAAAAAAAATAATGTCTATTGCTGAACAGGCGTATATCGCCTACTCAAAGAAACTTTTAGAGGGGGAACCCCTGGATCCTTTTGGACAAGAAAGAGTGATTGATAAGGAAAAGATTCAATCATTTTTGCCCAAACTTGATTCTTTGATAGAAAAACATCCAGAGTATCAATATCCCCCATATTTCAAAGCAAAACTCCTATTATCATTAGGTAGCGATGAAAATGTTTTGTCCGCATTTTTGCCTTTTGCGAAACAAAAAAGAAATGAATTTTGGGTTTGGGAACTGATGGCAGAAATTTTCTCTTATGACAAAAATATCAAATTTGCTTGCTACTGCAAAGCATTGAGTCTGAAAACGCCTGAAGACTTTTTGGTTAAACTTCGTCAAACATTTGCCGAATTGCTCATAGAAAAGCAAATGTACAATGAAGCAAAAACGGAAATCCAGAAAATTATAGAAGCAAGAGAGAAACACGAATGGAAGCTGCCGAACCAAATAGCGCAATGGACAGAACAAGAGTGGTATAAATCTGCCTCAGCTAAAAATGACAACCAAGATTTGTATTCAATTCACATCAAGAAAGCAGAGGAAATATTGTTTCAGGATGTACCTGAAGAATTGGTTGTAGTCGAGTTTGTAAATGAAAACAAGAAAATACTGAATTTTGTGAAGGATAAAAACAAATATGGTTTTTTTAGGTATTCAGATTACATTTCCAATCCTCAAATTGGGGACCTTTTAAAGGTTCGTTTTAATGGAAATGGCAGGGATGGATATTATAACATTCTGTCAGCAAAAAAAGTTGACGCTGATATACCATGTGATGCATTAAAGAGTTTTGAAGGAAAACTTAAAATAAACCCATCACAAAACTTTGGTTTCATTGAAAACATCTTTGTTGAACCAATAATTATTAAAAAAAATAATCTAAATGATGGACAACTGTTAAAGGGTATGGCTATTTTATCCTATAACAAAAAGAAAAAAACTTTAGGATGGAAAGCAATAAAAGTAATTTAA
- a CDS encoding ATP-dependent DNA helicase, with translation MKIFNHFQHINLTNDQRNALEKLHAFLESDERIFILQGYAGSGKTTLLKGLVEYLKSLEKRYQLMAPTGRAARVIKQKTGFESTTIHKGIYSFEELQEIKQGENENDVSFLYQYKIRNNPEVHDSVLIIDEASMVSDILSQGEFFRFGSGHLLRDLISYSRIQECETNNKIIFIGDPSQLPPIGMNFSPALDPNYISETYKVSVSQAEMKEVKRQEVNNGILIAATKIRRCLTSGYFNDFDLRENKKDIFNPSYQEFLETYNVQQEPKIIICHKNKTALNLNRVIRKDKFGDDLPIQPSDTVVIGANNYYLGIMNGEFAIVSEVSPSVVSRDVSFYTKGGKTISVKLTWRKIGLILPDEKNQPKTINGFILENYLYGENTLTPDEQIALYVDFKKRHPNLKKGTEEFKEAIIKDEYFNCILLKYGYAVTCHKAQGGEWPNAFVFWDKGINNKFNFYESPHNRTGKTNPEFFRWAYTAVTRASKRLFCINPPYFSSFSEMSFVDTKIQQAYNDLTGQTNINTEINIKEVLPELEKFGLENEPITIQDHFIHRWYYLRKQNINIKFWQKVGYEVRYIFKRESQTAGFKYWVNGQNVFNNNFQKLPAQTNSDELFETIAKILECATPILVNRNNAEGILTQIEFDIAIEEEKPFLKNLFDFISRGLSNGEVISNIQHLEYRERYTIKNHEQSCVIDFEYDKAGFFGRVLPLEKKCNSPELLAKIKSIVNHLKEADYVI, from the coding sequence ATGAAAATCTTCAACCATTTCCAACATATCAACCTCACCAACGACCAACGCAATGCGTTGGAAAAGCTTCATGCTTTTTTAGAAAGTGATGAGCGAATATTTATCCTTCAGGGATATGCGGGAAGTGGTAAAACAACCCTACTCAAAGGCTTGGTTGAATATCTTAAATCTTTAGAGAAAAGGTACCAATTAATGGCTCCGACCGGCAGAGCAGCAAGAGTCATCAAACAAAAAACAGGCTTTGAATCTACCACCATTCACAAAGGCATATACAGCTTTGAAGAGTTGCAGGAAATAAAGCAAGGTGAAAACGAAAATGATGTTTCGTTTTTATATCAATATAAAATCAGGAACAACCCGGAGGTTCATGATTCGGTTCTGATAATAGATGAAGCGTCAATGGTCAGTGATATTTTGAGCCAAGGAGAGTTTTTCCGCTTTGGCAGCGGTCATTTGTTGCGAGATCTTATTTCCTACAGTAGGATTCAAGAATGCGAAACAAACAACAAAATTATTTTTATAGGAGACCCATCTCAGTTGCCTCCCATTGGAATGAACTTCTCTCCTGCACTTGATCCAAATTATATTAGCGAGACCTACAAGGTTTCTGTATCTCAAGCGGAAATGAAGGAGGTTAAACGTCAAGAGGTCAATAATGGCATCTTGATTGCTGCCACTAAAATAAGACGGTGTCTTACATCGGGCTACTTCAATGACTTTGATTTGAGAGAAAATAAGAAGGATATTTTTAATCCTTCCTATCAGGAATTTTTGGAGACTTATAATGTGCAACAAGAACCTAAAATAATCATTTGCCATAAAAACAAAACAGCTCTTAATTTGAACCGAGTTATCCGTAAAGATAAGTTTGGGGATGATTTGCCAATACAACCATCTGATACTGTTGTTATTGGCGCAAACAATTACTACCTTGGTATCATGAATGGTGAGTTTGCTATTGTTTCAGAAGTAAGTCCTTCGGTTGTAAGCAGAGATGTAAGTTTTTACACAAAAGGTGGTAAAACTATAAGCGTAAAATTAACATGGAGAAAAATTGGCCTTATTTTACCCGATGAAAAAAATCAGCCCAAAACCATAAACGGATTTATCTTAGAGAACTACTTATACGGTGAAAATACTTTAACACCTGATGAACAAATAGCCCTTTACGTAGATTTCAAAAAAAGGCACCCCAACCTCAAAAAAGGTACTGAAGAATTTAAAGAAGCCATCATCAAAGATGAGTATTTCAATTGCATTCTTTTAAAATATGGCTATGCCGTAACCTGTCACAAAGCCCAGGGCGGTGAATGGCCAAATGCTTTTGTTTTTTGGGATAAAGGGATCAACAATAAGTTTAACTTTTATGAATCGCCACATAATAGAACTGGAAAGACAAATCCTGAATTTTTCCGTTGGGCCTACACGGCAGTAACACGTGCTTCTAAAAGGTTATTCTGTATTAATCCACCATACTTCTCTTCTTTTTCTGAGATGAGTTTTGTTGATACAAAAATTCAACAAGCATATAATGACTTAACTGGACAAACAAATATTAATACTGAAATAAATATTAAAGAAGTTTTGCCCGAACTTGAAAAATTTGGTTTAGAAAATGAACCAATAACAATTCAAGACCATTTCATTCACAGATGGTATTATTTGCGAAAGCAAAATATTAATATTAAATTTTGGCAGAAAGTTGGGTATGAAGTACGATATATCTTCAAAAGAGAATCACAAACAGCGGGTTTCAAATACTGGGTTAATGGGCAGAATGTTTTTAATAATAATTTTCAAAAGCTTCCTGCACAAACCAACTCTGATGAATTATTTGAAACCATCGCCAAAATATTAGAATGTGCTACTCCGATTTTAGTAAATAGAAATAATGCCGAGGGTATTTTAACACAAATAGAATTTGATATAGCAATTGAAGAAGAAAAGCCATTCTTGAAAAATCTTTTCGATTTTATTAGCCGAGGTTTATCAAACGGTGAAGTCATTTCCAACATTCAGCATCTCGAATACCGTGAAAGGTATACTATAAAAAACCATGAACAGTCTTGCGTAATTGACTTTGAATACGATAAGGCAGGTTTTTTTGGGCGCGTGCTTCCACTAGAAAAGAAATGTAACTCACCCGAACTTCTTGCTAAAATCAAATCTATTGTAAACCACCTAAAAGAAGCTGACTATGTCATTTAG
- a CDS encoding response regulator transcription factor, whose product MKAILFHGDNLPTSLTDHFHGDKSAIDYSQASQNSNFVLDRFLHDSLSKAFQNKAYDVIFIPYTLSQQNYFELTGLRVAAHIRVTKEFRHHLVPIVFIGIETPNQIAKLSELGNILFTPGVFHIAKTDRDALKNEYILIQEHKPRISETEWEKCLKRLQLSPPANYQSHHSIDNELALLRWSTYLKCDNNILEVKENLQKGLYFKYYQALNPVAETKQGTPYLINGKGKVLLIDDEAKRGWGDFYRCFLQNNINNNTIKFDILEVEFKSLSQNEIIDRAIKKCEDADVVLLDLRLCDSDFKENKEPKELTGYKILEEIKKINKGIQVIITTASNKIWNYQSVQGLGANGYIIKRDDSNVAEDIKNLKQVVEGSINRASYLKPVNQSINQLSKSLTTAIKNKKFDKHIGKELIKILQLSYNMYEKANSKDDFAYAYISLFKCLELIAGEYVFKNDENKWCIKGPQELKQYRWDEEKNKYTFTNTPNFKNNLPTTFEKVAGLCFQLLEYKDEDVQQLYYSIKRRNEFIHPSEKKLTDNLKTECDKIYFYEGYKILLEQVSQIIQKLLA is encoded by the coding sequence AACTGATCATTTTCATGGAGACAAATCCGCTATAGACTATTCTCAAGCCTCACAAAATTCAAATTTTGTACTGGATAGATTTTTACATGATTCTTTGTCGAAAGCATTTCAGAATAAAGCTTATGATGTAATATTTATCCCTTATACGCTTTCGCAACAAAACTATTTTGAATTAACCGGTTTAAGAGTAGCAGCTCACATCAGGGTAACAAAAGAATTCAGACATCATCTTGTTCCAATAGTCTTTATAGGTATTGAAACACCGAATCAAATTGCTAAACTTTCTGAATTAGGAAATATCCTATTTACACCTGGAGTGTTCCATATTGCAAAAACAGATAGAGATGCACTGAAAAATGAATATATTTTGATTCAAGAGCATAAACCCCGAATCTCTGAAACGGAATGGGAAAAATGTTTGAAGAGACTGCAATTATCTCCTCCTGCCAATTATCAATCTCATCATAGCATAGATAATGAGCTTGCATTACTTAGGTGGTCCACCTATTTAAAATGTGATAACAATATCCTTGAAGTAAAGGAAAATTTACAAAAGGGACTGTATTTTAAATACTATCAAGCACTAAATCCTGTTGCAGAGACTAAACAAGGTACCCCATATTTAATAAACGGTAAAGGAAAAGTTTTATTAATAGACGATGAAGCCAAAAGAGGCTGGGGTGATTTTTACAGGTGTTTTTTACAAAATAACATTAATAATAATACAATTAAATTTGATATATTGGAAGTAGAGTTCAAATCTTTAAGTCAAAATGAAATAATTGATCGTGCAATAAAGAAATGCGAAGATGCTGATGTAGTGCTGCTTGATTTACGGCTTTGCGATTCAGATTTTAAAGAAAATAAAGAACCTAAAGAGCTAACAGGTTACAAGATATTAGAGGAAATAAAAAAAATCAACAAGGGAATTCAAGTAATTATAACTACTGCTTCAAATAAGATTTGGAATTACCAGTCGGTTCAAGGGCTTGGTGCTAACGGATATATTATTAAAAGAGATGATTCTAATGTAGCCGAGGATATTAAGAACCTTAAACAGGTTGTTGAAGGTTCTATTAACCGGGCAAGTTATTTAAAGCCTGTAAACCAATCGATAAATCAATTATCGAAATCTTTAACAACAGCCATAAAAAATAAAAAATTCGATAAGCACATTGGTAAAGAGCTTATTAAGATTTTACAACTTTCATACAATATGTATGAAAAAGCAAATTCCAAAGATGATTTTGCCTATGCATATATATCCTTATTTAAGTGTTTAGAACTAATTGCTGGTGAATACGTGTTTAAAAATGATGAAAACAAATGGTGTATTAAAGGACCTCAAGAACTCAAACAGTATAGATGGGATGAAGAAAAAAATAAATACACATTTACTAACACACCAAACTTCAAAAACAATTTACCCACAACATTCGAAAAAGTAGCCGGGCTATGTTTTCAACTTTTGGAATATAAAGATGAAGATGTACAGCAACTTTATTATTCTATAAAAAGGAGGAACGAGTTTATTCATCCCTCTGAAAAAAAGCTTACTGATAACTTAAAAACGGAATGCGACAAGATTTATTTTTATGAAGGATATAAAATATTATTAGAACAAGTTTCACAAATCATACAAAAGTTGCTTGCATGA